A stretch of the Deinococcus aestuarii genome encodes the following:
- a CDS encoding right-handed parallel beta-helix repeat-containing protein: protein MLAFTTLALMVGCGTTPPPAIQPSAGLQLEAEAGTVVADVLAPQANVETGSITNGYVFDDAAASGGKAMMLHSTNSAVRFTVPTSFTAGTYTVRVRGRGVNYNGNPIVALRSGGTGIGTQELSSASYSTYTFGNYVLKPGDVLDVVFTNDAYGGSSATDRNAVVDYLMIDPVTSATTTPSTPTTTPTTAPTTPTTTVPAGAVDVRTFGAKGDGVTDDTAALQKAAGSKKSLLFPAGRYLIGAQITFSDLNGVTVAGQGATILAKSTMPDTAALLMFVNPVNVRVSGLSVTGKNTGDGLSTPWQDGIWISGGSDTTVENNTVSRVAGTAIRVEKATRTTVQGNTVFAVGAHGIWGNESTTQKYLNNTVTGLLTSSTARTTQGIGIMGTLGEGYVIEGNTIKNIANTATKTEGASNVVYRKNTVTGYRRDGIKIMPLQDRGFYVPTVSNGVIEGNTVSGFTGAPDVCGSGLKLGSVLGGAIRGNTYIGTFGQVQPPCGFEDGITLEPYMGAAVPNNITIENNVVDNAYDGVRLNTTSTVLRGNRVTRSGRLALVFNNNTTGTQVLSNVFDGSNGIVALLASGVRNTLFQGNTFAGGDAGVYSEASSNTGNSFLGNAFGSLKDPITHLNAGYICSGNTGTNVASKCR, encoded by the coding sequence GTGTTGGCTTTTACGACGTTGGCGCTGATGGTGGGATGCGGCACCACGCCCCCCCCAGCCATTCAACCATCGGCGGGGTTGCAGTTGGAGGCGGAGGCGGGCACGGTGGTGGCGGACGTTCTGGCCCCTCAGGCCAATGTCGAGACCGGCAGCATCACCAACGGCTACGTGTTCGACGACGCGGCGGCCAGCGGCGGCAAGGCCATGATGCTGCACTCCACGAACAGCGCCGTGCGGTTCACGGTGCCCACGAGCTTCACGGCGGGTACGTATACGGTGCGGGTACGGGGTCGTGGGGTGAATTACAACGGAAACCCCATTGTGGCGTTGAGGAGCGGCGGCACAGGGATCGGCACCCAGGAACTCTCCTCCGCGTCGTATAGCACCTACACCTTCGGGAACTATGTGCTCAAGCCGGGAGACGTTCTGGATGTCGTGTTCACCAACGACGCCTACGGCGGTTCGTCCGCCACCGACCGCAACGCTGTTGTGGACTACCTGATGATCGACCCGGTGACGAGTGCGACCACCACGCCGAGCACGCCCACGACGACCCCTACCACAGCGCCGACCACACCCACGACGACCGTGCCCGCCGGTGCGGTAGATGTGAGAACCTTCGGTGCCAAGGGCGACGGCGTCACCGACGATACAGCGGCGCTCCAGAAGGCCGCCGGGAGCAAGAAGTCTCTGCTCTTCCCGGCCGGGAGATACCTGATTGGAGCCCAGATCACCTTCTCCGACCTGAACGGCGTGACGGTGGCCGGCCAGGGTGCCACGATCCTCGCCAAGTCAACTATGCCGGACACCGCCGCGCTGCTGATGTTCGTGAACCCAGTCAACGTGAGGGTCAGCGGGTTGAGCGTGACGGGGAAAAATACCGGTGACGGCCTCTCCACCCCCTGGCAGGACGGCATCTGGATCAGCGGTGGCAGCGACACGACCGTCGAGAACAACACGGTCAGCCGCGTGGCGGGCACCGCCATCCGCGTCGAAAAGGCCACACGGACGACCGTGCAGGGCAATACGGTTTTCGCGGTAGGTGCGCACGGCATCTGGGGCAACGAGAGCACCACCCAGAAGTACTTGAACAACACGGTGACGGGGCTCCTCACGTCCTCAACGGCGCGGACCACCCAAGGCATCGGGATCATGGGCACACTCGGCGAGGGGTACGTCATCGAGGGCAACACCATCAAGAACATAGCCAACACCGCCACGAAGACCGAGGGGGCCTCGAACGTCGTCTACCGCAAGAATACGGTGACGGGCTACCGGCGCGACGGCATCAAAATCATGCCACTTCAGGACCGGGGGTTCTACGTTCCCACCGTCTCGAACGGCGTCATCGAAGGGAACACGGTGAGCGGCTTTACCGGTGCCCCCGATGTGTGCGGGTCGGGCCTCAAGCTCGGGAGCGTGCTGGGCGGGGCGATCCGGGGGAATACCTACATTGGCACCTTCGGCCAGGTACAGCCCCCCTGCGGCTTCGAGGACGGCATCACGCTGGAGCCGTATATGGGCGCCGCCGTCCCCAATAACATCACCATCGAAAACAACGTCGTGGACAATGCGTACGACGGAGTCCGCCTGAACACGACGTCGACCGTCCTGAGAGGGAACCGGGTGACCCGCAGCGGGCGGCTGGCACTGGTGTTCAATAACAACACCACCGGCACACAGGTGCTGAGCAACGTCTTCGACGGGTCGAACGGCATCGTGGCCCTGCTCGCCAGCGGCGTGAGGAACACCCTCTTTCAGGGCAACACCTTCGCGGGCGGTGACGCAGGCGTGTACAGCGAGGCCTCATCGAACACGGGCAACAGCTTCTTGGGCAACGCCTTCGGCAGTCTTAAGGACCCCATCACTCACCTCAACGCCGGCTACATCTGCTCGGGCAATACGGGCACCAACGTCGCCTCGAAGTGCCGCTGA